A part of Saccharomonospora amisosensis genomic DNA contains:
- a CDS encoding alpha/beta fold hydrolase — MSTLSQTQSFLTSDGTGLHVRVDGPADASGTLVLVHGWTQDHTTWDRVLPHLSSGLRTLRYDLRGHGRSAPANPGTATIERLADDLAELLTDRAGQGRLVLAGHSMGGMTIMALAERHPRLVAERVGGVAFVATSCGEMNRITLGLPGAFGGGAARLERRLAKLLAGYRGDGLPLRPAAARAGARWLVFGRRPRKEDVASVAEQLLRAHPASVGQFQDAISVHDRRAALTALRGLPAVVLAGGSDRLCPVPHARTICDELPGTRLVLFPGAGHMLPQERAAEVAVQLDTLAGAALGRAD; from the coding sequence GTGAGCACGCTCAGCCAGACACAGTCCTTCCTGACGAGCGACGGCACCGGACTGCACGTACGTGTGGACGGCCCTGCTGACGCTTCGGGCACGCTGGTGCTGGTGCACGGCTGGACCCAGGACCACACGACGTGGGACCGGGTGCTGCCGCACCTGTCATCCGGGCTGCGCACGCTGCGGTACGACCTGCGTGGGCATGGCCGCTCCGCTCCCGCGAATCCAGGCACCGCCACCATAGAACGGCTCGCCGACGACCTGGCCGAGCTGCTCACCGACCGCGCGGGCCAGGGCAGGCTCGTGCTCGCCGGGCACTCGATGGGTGGCATGACCATCATGGCTCTTGCCGAGCGACACCCCCGGCTGGTCGCCGAACGAGTCGGCGGTGTCGCGTTCGTGGCCACCTCGTGTGGCGAAATGAACCGCATCACGCTCGGCCTGCCCGGCGCGTTCGGCGGAGGTGCCGCGCGGCTGGAACGCAGGCTGGCGAAGCTGCTGGCCGGCTACCGAGGTGACGGCCTCCCGCTGCGACCCGCGGCCGCGCGGGCGGGCGCGCGCTGGCTGGTGTTCGGCCGAAGGCCACGCAAGGAGGACGTCGCGTCCGTGGCCGAACAGCTGCTGCGCGCTCACCCTGCGAGTGTTGGCCAGTTCCAGGACGCGATCTCGGTGCACGACCGGCGAGCGGCGTTGACCGCACTGCGCGGGCTGCCCGCCGTGGTGCTCGCTGGCGGGTCCGACCGGCTGTGCCCGGTGCCGCACGCACGCACGATCTGCGACGAGCTGCCCGGCACGCGGTTGGTGCTCTTCCCGGGAGCCGGTCACATGCTGCCGCAGGAGCGGGCAGCCGAGGTCGCCGTGCAGCTCGACACGCTGGCCGGCGCCGCGCTCGGCCGCGCGGACTGA
- a CDS encoding alpha/beta fold hydrolase produces MSETLSGANHAPSEKGATRQRAALTHVPLSDVALPPLDETAGPWPGAMESPGGVSLHVRSTPGSEDATAVYVHGLGGSSTNWTDLAGLLAPSAQGIAPDLPGFGFSEPADGFNFSLRAHADVVARLIEERGVGPVHLVGNSMGGAISLLLAAQRPELVRTLTLISPAVPDRRPDPRRLSDPRLALAYLPIVGKKARRELAALGPRERAAQVIKLCFAEPESFPSHRLTELAEEHGARIGLEWADAALSRTTMEIFRAWFTLGSGSLWSVPPKVRAPSLVVWGTHDKVISVRRAERTARLLPRGRLLVLPRTGHVAQMERPVTVARAMLGMWNNADSGSW; encoded by the coding sequence GTGTCCGAAACGCTCTCCGGTGCGAACCACGCCCCTTCGGAGAAGGGAGCGACCCGGCAACGCGCCGCGCTGACCCACGTTCCGTTGTCCGACGTCGCGCTGCCACCACTCGACGAGACCGCGGGACCGTGGCCAGGAGCGATGGAGAGTCCCGGCGGAGTCAGCCTGCACGTTCGCAGCACTCCCGGCTCCGAGGACGCCACCGCCGTGTACGTCCACGGTCTCGGCGGTTCCTCCACCAACTGGACCGATCTCGCGGGCCTGCTCGCGCCGAGCGCCCAGGGTATCGCGCCGGACCTGCCCGGCTTCGGCTTCTCCGAGCCCGCCGACGGCTTCAACTTCAGTCTGCGAGCGCACGCCGATGTGGTGGCCCGGCTCATCGAGGAGCGCGGGGTAGGGCCTGTACACCTGGTGGGCAACTCGATGGGCGGCGCGATCTCGCTGCTGCTGGCCGCGCAACGCCCCGAGTTGGTGCGCACCCTGACACTCATCTCGCCCGCCGTGCCCGACCGGCGGCCGGACCCGCGCAGGCTGTCCGACCCCAGGCTGGCGCTGGCCTACCTGCCGATCGTGGGCAAGAAGGCACGCAGGGAACTGGCGGCGCTCGGTCCACGTGAGCGTGCCGCTCAGGTGATCAAACTGTGCTTCGCCGAGCCGGAGTCGTTCCCTTCCCACCGGCTGACCGAACTGGCAGAGGAGCACGGCGCTCGGATCGGGCTGGAGTGGGCCGACGCGGCGCTGTCTCGCACCACGATGGAGATCTTCCGCGCCTGGTTCACGCTCGGTTCCGGCTCGCTGTGGTCGGTGCCGCCGAAGGTGCGGGCGCCTTCGCTCGTGGTGTGGGGTACACACGACAAGGTGATCTCGGTGAGGCGAGCCGAGCGCACCGCGCGGCTGCTGCCGAGGGGTCGGCTGCTCGTGCTGCCGAGGACGGGGCATGTGGCCCAGATGGAGCGTCCTGTCACCGTGGCACGGGCGATGCTGGGCATGTGGAACAACGCCGACTCCGGCAGCTGGTAG
- a CDS encoding AurF N-oxygenase family protein, producing the protein MTRTLRETGREKTAERLLKSSANKFYDPEVDIDWEAPLVEGKHYIPEHRCTLYGTPLWERLTPQQRIELGKHEVASIATNGLWFEILLMQMLLKEVYKSDPTTSHAQYALTEIADECRHSTMFARMTERIGCPPYGPVAWRRRVGKLLPVIGYGPAMYGSILVAEEILDRMQREQMNDPQIQPLVRMVNRIHVLEEARHVTFAREEVKRGMANMSGPEKSYQRLLLAMVSHEITRSLVNPAVYKAVGIRPRDGYRAAMNNPHWQRTVRYAGERIMQFLDEVGLVGAPGMPWWRRSFLVGEDR; encoded by the coding sequence GTGACGCGGACCCTCAGGGAGACAGGCCGGGAGAAGACGGCCGAGCGGCTGCTGAAGTCGTCGGCCAACAAGTTCTACGACCCCGAGGTGGACATCGACTGGGAGGCTCCGCTTGTCGAGGGCAAGCACTACATCCCCGAACACCGGTGCACTCTCTACGGGACGCCGCTGTGGGAGCGGTTGACACCGCAGCAACGCATCGAACTCGGAAAGCACGAGGTCGCCAGCATCGCGACCAACGGCCTGTGGTTCGAGATCCTGCTGATGCAGATGCTGCTGAAAGAGGTCTACAAGTCCGACCCCACCACCAGCCACGCTCAGTACGCGCTCACCGAGATCGCCGACGAGTGCCGCCACTCGACGATGTTCGCGAGGATGACCGAGCGCATCGGCTGCCCGCCCTACGGCCCGGTGGCGTGGCGCAGGCGCGTCGGCAAGCTGCTTCCGGTGATCGGCTACGGCCCAGCCATGTACGGCTCGATCCTCGTCGCCGAGGAGATCCTCGACCGCATGCAGCGGGAGCAGATGAACGACCCGCAGATCCAGCCGCTTGTGCGCATGGTGAACCGCATCCACGTCCTCGAGGAGGCGCGGCATGTCACGTTCGCCCGCGAGGAGGTCAAGCGCGGCATGGCCAACATGTCCGGACCGGAGAAGTCCTACCAGCGGTTGCTGCTCGCGATGGTGTCGCACGAGATCACCCGCAGCCTGGTGAACCCGGCCGTCTACAAGGCCGTGGGCATCCGCCCGCGTGACGGGTACAGGGCCGCGATGAACAACCCGCACTGGCAGCGCACCGTCCGATACGCGGGCGAGCGGATCATGCAGTTCCTCGACGAGGTCGGTCTCGTCGGCGCTCCCGGCATGCCGTGGTGGCGGCGCTCCTTCCTGGTCGGCGAGGACCGGTGA
- a CDS encoding TetR/AcrR family transcriptional regulator — MTETAQSQGAGEHTGTPAFGRGVRLPRTERRAQLLAAAQQVFAANGYHAAAMDDIAERAGVSKPVLYQHFPGKLDLYIALLESHVDTLVTAVQQALSSTTDNKQRVKNAVGAFFDFVNGDVGAFRMVFESDLRGEPAVQEAVDRATSASVDAITETITADAGLDEDKARLLAVGLVGMSQVSARFWLAHHSSMSREEAVALTSTLAWRGIGAGFPLQQHS, encoded by the coding sequence ATGACTGAAACGGCGCAGTCGCAGGGCGCCGGTGAACACACCGGAACGCCCGCGTTCGGCCGGGGAGTGCGGCTCCCCCGAACGGAACGTCGAGCGCAACTGCTTGCCGCCGCACAGCAGGTCTTCGCGGCCAACGGCTACCACGCGGCGGCGATGGACGACATCGCCGAGCGGGCGGGCGTCAGCAAGCCGGTGCTGTACCAGCACTTTCCCGGCAAGCTCGACCTGTACATCGCGCTGCTGGAAAGCCACGTGGACACGCTGGTCACCGCGGTGCAACAGGCGCTGTCGTCCACCACGGACAACAAGCAGCGTGTGAAGAACGCGGTGGGCGCGTTCTTCGACTTCGTCAACGGGGACGTGGGCGCTTTCCGCATGGTGTTCGAGTCCGACCTGCGGGGTGAGCCCGCGGTGCAGGAGGCCGTGGACAGGGCCACGTCGGCCAGCGTCGACGCGATCACCGAGACGATCACCGCCGACGCCGGTCTCGACGAGGACAAGGCGAGGCTGCTCGCCGTCGGGCTTGTGGGCATGAGTCAGGTCAGCGCGCGATTCTGGCTGGCCCACCACAGCTCGATGAGCAGGGAGGAAGCGGTCGCGCTTACCTCCACCCTCGCCTGGCGCGGTATCGGCGCCGGGTTCCCGCTACAGCAGCACTCCTGA